AGTCACATAAATCAGTCCCAGAGGAAAATTTAACTCACCAATCGGGCTATAGACACCCTGAATGTTGGACAAGCCATATGGAATCGGGGAATAGCAACATTAAAGATCTTGTCtttaaagtaaagaaaatggAAGGTATAATATCCTTCCATATATCCTGATGTTGTAGAAAATGTGGTACAACTTGTGTATTCATATACCCGACCTGGGCTGATGATTGGAAATTCACCTGCAGAGAAGACAGTAATAAGAAACCAAGGTTTATACCTTGAATTTTATAATTCAGTTCTTCATCACAGCAAATAAGATAATGCCCTCTGTGGGATTATGCAAACTATGTTAAAGTAAATGCacgattagaaaaaaaaaaacaactaaaaggaaacatagcaaaatgttaacagtgatgGTATTAGGGTTCAGAAACTTAAGATAatcataatcttttaaaaagctgaatgtCAATGACAATCAGAGCTAAAGATGATTGAAATCCACAAATAAAAACCTGAGctacttattttaacatttcccccaaatttcaAAGAGATGaccaatatgaaatttattttctccttctgctctATGCCCAGTAACCACAGAATATGATAACAAATAATTATCCCAccggaaaaaaaaataaataaagaacttaagaAGCAAATAAAGAACTCGGGTGATCTACAGAACGGAAAATCAATCCCTGAATAATTGTTTGctataattttagaaaagttcATGCTTAAGGTACTAATCTAATAGAATAATGATCTTTACACATTATATTTATGAAGCAAATATTGGAGTCAAAGAAAGCCCAAAATCTATGATATCTTTCACATTGTAAACACAGCTATTAAAAGATCAGTCTTATCCACTGACTACATCATGCATTTTCCAAGCTGTATGCAACATAGATGCTCTCCAAAATGTCTTAGAGGCAACTGATATGTAAACCCAAATCTTGAGTTACATACCAACTACTCCAGGTCCTTGAACTTCTTCCACATCACCTTTAGCATTCGTTATTCTCCAATAGCGACTGTCCAACTGACAAGCCTTCTCAGGAAGTGCATCCTTTGACATTTCAATCCTGGAGAAGGGAATGGGGTGGTAGAGACACAAATCTGgcctgattttgtttcttttgtttaagaGCTATAATATTTGGACTAAGACTATGAAAAAGTTcccaaaggaaattaagaaaccCAACCCAACGTCTGTGTTAACCATCTATTTCTATAAATTCTCAAAGATAATGGCTTGATTAGCTTGACTCTCCCACAGAAATGCTTTCACTCAATTTGCTCACTTAACTTTCCGTAAGAATCAACAATAGAAAGGGcaacataaaaatttataaacacaCTGGGTGATAATAATCTTTTGTTGTTCAAGTAAAGATGAATGTATGAAATGCTTACTAGAATTCAGTGCAAtgaaaaatttctgtttctttttcacagGACATTTCCCTTTTGCTTCTAGAAAGCTCAAAGCAAAATGTCACTAGTCAGTTACTAGGATTACACCTTGACTGTTTCCCAATACtattatttcccccttttctctagGAATCTGCTGTCCCTTATTTTGAGTACCCTATAAGCAAGTGTCGGTATTATAATTTTAAGCATGTTTCAAGCCGAGGCAGGATTtgaattaaacaattaaaataacaaacatcagggcgcctgggtggctcagtcagttaagcatccaacttttgatttcagctcaggtcatgatcccatagtccttgagattgagccccacattgggctctgtgctgacagcgcggagcctgcttgggattctctctcctctctctctgcccctctcttgctcacacttgcaggctctctctcaaaaataaatacacttaaaaaaaaatccaaaacacaaaCATCTGCACATATGTAACTGGATATATCAAAGGCTGCATATAATACCAAAATCCTATGATGCTCCCTGGTTAGTATATGGTAGCAAAAATATTTccagtgtgtatatatgcatgtatatgtacttttcaaatatatataacacatcataaaaaataaatataaaaataaatctaaaaacaaaGTATCCTTAATCCCTTAGAGCAATGAGCTATCTTTATGTCACAGCTCGGAGTACTTCTAATTAAAGcgaatttaatatttgttttttatttaaccaAATCCAGTGCTTAACACCGTGTCTGATACTAGGCAgcacctaataaatatttgatttttaactgAATATAGGCAagctaactgaaatttaaaatgcacgGTTTCATCCTGGGCAATTTGATAGCTTCTGGAATGCATTACAACTCTCACAGAGAGCTTTCATGATGATTACAACTTAGTGTCCACCTCAAGGAACCTGGCACAATTCTTTAAACACAGTACATCTGCAAGAAATAACTTAAGTAACTTGGAGGTTACTGGAAACTCAAGTCCCTTACGGACACTAGCTTATAAAAAATTTTGTTATCCACGTTCCTCCACACCTCAGCAAGAAGCTGTCTTTCAAAATGCGTTTCATGTATCATGTCAAAGGGGAGAGAACAACACAACCACAGGATATAGCCCACCATTAACTGAAAGGCGACCCCATTTACAGTTCTCACCTGATTCGGTATGTGAAGAAGTAGTGGGGTGGATGTACAGAGCTAAGTTCTGGCAGAAACGACGTGGAAACTGACACTGTAATGTCCCCAGTTGTTGCTACACACTCTGGATCATGAACATATctagataattttaaaacattaaacattttttaatcaacTAACTTCAAGTCTCTAAGATGAAAGATCTCAAGATACAGTGTGAAATGGCTTTTACTTCATTTTAGGATCAAAAATTTAAACCATATTTGGGAACGTAAAGGTATAGTCCCTTTAAGCttagaagaaaactataaattatGAACTAGAAAACCTTGAAGACTTTAGATCTGTAAGGACAGCAGCCAAGGCTCAATGAGCAGTGGTTCCAGTAATGATTCACTGATTAAACTGGAAACTGAAAAGAGCTTATCTCAGTTTTCAGAGCCAGGAAACTTTTGGGACACCTGAAAGTCCTATCAACAGTGGCTCTGACAATAAAATGTGTTAGCAAGTTATTCTAGAGACCTCTAATTTCTAACTAATTTGTCATTTCTGCCAACCAGGCTATTGTGAACCAATATTACCTCTACTACTATCTGTCACACCTGGAGGGTCCATTTAGAGACAATAAATAGTATTTGCCAGGAGTTAGTAGTTACTGACTTCCTATTCAAAATAAATCCATTAACTGGCAAacagcttcccccaccccaaaggAAACTATGTATAAAAagaaactatactacaaagcccTAACTTCTAAGTCAAAATCAGTTTTTTCTCTTGATCcttcaagagaagaaaaatgttgcCTCTCCAAGTGTCTGAATGTGgctttaaagtgaaaataaagtagTGGCATTTAAGAAAACGAGAGGTTCTATTATTAACCTTCTTCCAAACTTTATCTCAAGATCTGTaactaatgttttttttctgatttacaaatatttttattcaaaaagtcTTGAGTGAAATACCTGAAAATCTGGTCTCTGATGATAGGGAAGCCACCCGATACAACATTGTTGACATAAGAAGTAAACCAGTCAGTAAAAGTAGCACCTATAAaccaggaaggggtggggaggaagaaaaggacaaataatttTTGCAAAATCTGTACAGGAAACAAGTAAACAATGATAATTTCTCTATGCTTAAGATATGAGGTCAAAACTAGAAACACAGATACACTTCTACTTACTGTTCACAGATCAATTTCCATTCTCAATTCTCATCTCATTCTCAACTACCCTGCTAGGGAATCTTCCATCTACCTTCAAACTATTTTTATgcttataattcaataataaatttttaaactttattttgtgcTGGTACAAGAATAAAAAGCCTTCTTCTGTCTATAATTTCTAGAACATATGGAACAAAAGAGATACAGCTATGTTTAGAAGAAACTACAGGAAAAATATCAGCACCTATCCTCAGATGATCAGGGTATACCCTTGGCCCAGGTACGTCCTGACTCATGCACGAAATTCTGGCAGAAGCCAGGCTCAGTCCGGGCATCTAACAAGGGTAGGGCACTGTGGAGTTCTGGGCATCAGACCAATCCCAAAGTAGTCTAGTTGCACCTCTACAGATTCAAATGCATTACAGTCCTCCATATTCAACGACCTCCATTTTCTTGTCCAGACCGGACTACACATCCGTGATCTACTGAGTGGATCAATGACAAGTATTTACATGAATTATGTTTGCCCCTTCTAGGTAATATAACATAACTTTCTCAGATCCCCATTATCTATTATTAATACAACTCAGTGCCTGGCAATATTAGTCCCTTAATCaatgtttttctgtatttctctgtaaTCTTGTTTCTAGTAACCCAGTTCTTACATTCTGCCATGCTGAACACTGGAGCTAAATTTATAGCATTTACTTACTATTCTACTATTCAGAGAATAATAGAAGATACAATTTAAGCTTGGGTCTTGTGtctagctttaaaattttaagggcATCAACCGAGAGAAGGGAAACCACAATAGTAGGCTCTTTTCTCAGTGTCTACTAATGAATGACCTATTCTGACCCTTTATTTATTGAATGGTATTGTATTCAAATGATCACCTACCATCTATCCACTCTGAACAAGATATTAAGGAGCCACATGAATAATgtcattaaaattcaaataagttacaattttgtttttagaacTAGTAATTTCCCTGTAaagtttaaaacatcattttgtaTAATTCATGGAATAAACTGTTACGGTGAGAAAACCACAAATTGTTCATGGTTTACCTAAAAAAGAAATTGgtgttgtattttaatatatcttaatTTATTACAATACACACCCAAGTGTGTTCtttaaaataaggacaaaatTTCCTAGGTAGTCTTCATTACTCAACTTATATGAACAGCTTCTAGTTTTCTTAAGTATCAGTTAATAATTTACCAAACACCAAGAGATTCCATCTTGTGTTTTACCAAAAATTCCAAGAAAGTCAAACTTAGTTGAATCAAGATGCAATTTATATATTCCAAggtagtttactttttaaagtaagccTATATCTTGGCGTCTCTTTGATAACACTGGGGTTTTATCAAGGCAGCTTAAAGGAAGCCACTTTCTTATCTCTCCTCCCAGCACTAACTTCTCACCCCATCTCTCCTCCCTCACTGCATCTCAAATCTTTTGCTTTGCTGCTCTCTTATTCCAGGAGAAATCCCAGCTACTAGAATACTATTCATCAGACCTTAGTACTCTGCTGTAGCGGTGGGGCCTTCCACACCACGTCAGACCAGCACCAAACTAAGAATAAGAAACTCACAGAGCTCAGCTGGTAGCTTACCTTAGAGTTCAGGAAGCCTTTAGTTTATAAATTAGTAGCACCACTGTTCTAGAGCCATGGTGATCACCTCTGAAGGTATGTGCTATGCAAAGATGCCAAAGAGGGCAGTGAGAAGGGGCATACTCCCCAGAGGGCACTTAACTTGGAAACAACAGACTACAGGAATCAGGGGGAGCTAAAAGCTAGAGGCTAAGTTAAATAGTTTTTTTGTAACTTACCACGTAGGGGTGAGAGTTTCTTGATATTGTGAAGCATATACCACAAATCCGTAATGTGTCACAGTGTGGAACAAATGGAGACTAATACTCTGTTTGAGGTTCCAATTAGGAGATATAATTAAATACAGACACCTTAGCCTCCAAGGCCCCTTTACTATTAATATATGGGGATGTGTAATATGCGCCTTTAAAAAGCAGAGTGGATAGTCAGGAAGCATCTCTTAAGGGAGGAAAATCTAAGCAAAACAAGATTGGATGAATAGCAAAGAGGTGAGCCACAACTGCATACAAACTGTATTGTTCTCAAAATCCTGTGAGAAATACCTTTGAAGGCCAAGAAAAACTAGTTGTGCCAAGGAGTTCATCGAGCAGAGTTTACATTGGTTTCTGAAGACTGCTGTTGGGAGATCTCTAGTGTGACTCACCAGTATTTTACTGTAATTGGCCCCACAGACTTTATAGGTATAAAGTTGTTTTACCTATCGATATCTCTAATTATGTATTAATATGATTGATGGAAAGTGCATgcgtgtacacatacacacatactcataGTAATTCTATTCATTTCACTGTTTTACAGCAGAGTCCCAGGAGTACAAGATTATACAGGGCATGGCTTTTTcccaaatagaaaagaaattcaaagtacAAGGGCTACTCGAATGAGAGCCTAGATGCAGTACTTTCTAAACCAGCAAGCTGTAAGAAGGACAAGTGTAAACTGTCAGCTGATCAAGTAATTGGAAAAGTTTTtaccaacttcatttttttgacaaggaaggagaaaggaaaaggaagactgTTTTTTGTCCTACCTATGATAAACATGTCAATAGCAGCTGGATTCCGAGCCATTTGGTcctaggcaagaaaaagaatattataatggagaaaaatacattttacttaatttctcaTTGTTTGTTACCTGCATCTTTCCCTGGAGACAAGgcaaaattgataaaaataacaagtgctCTAACCAACACTCGGACATTCCTTACACTTTTCAGTCCTGCTCTTATTAGGATTTCTATATTTAGGCCCTTTCTAGAAAGTCCTTAAAAGAGTGCCAGGCACTTCTCAATAACAGTTAAACCATTTATGTACTGCTATTACTGTTACAGTGAActaaaaaaattatcctttaagTTAAGAAGTTAAGGTAAGAAGATATACAGCCTATTAAGACGGGGCTCTGGATTCAGAGTCAAGAGACCTGAACAATTCTAGACTGGTTACTTCTCTCAGTAAATGGAGAGACCAAGCCATCATCCTACAACCTTACAGAGGTAGCAAGTCAAAAACGAgataaaagacatgaaaatgcttaggaagaaataaaagctatgaaagctctttaaatattttaaatgttatatggAGTCACGTCTCTGAGAAACCTATGATTTtctactttaaattctttttttaagttaaaagttcACATCTTGGCAAAAATGAAGCCAGAAGATCTACAACTACAAAATTACAAAGAACTGAAGAAGTAAGAATGAAACCAAACACCACACTGTCTGTGTTTATACTAAAATCATAACAAAAGCCTCccaaaaaaagtcattatttttcaaCAACTCAAGCTATCTAATGAAGTGTTTAAAAAGTTTCTATTGCACTCAGAACTTGAATCAATTGATGTTCAAAAGctaaattttttaagttggaaaTGTATATTACAATTACTTCAACAAAATCTCATTCGTTTTCCTTAAATTTGAATTACCTTAACACATATCACAGCCCTCCCTCTGTGCACAGTGGTTTGCATTGTTTATCCAATGTCTTCTGGCATTTCATTATGTCAGAATATTACGGCCAGATATTAGCCCTCTAATTAGATGGGTCTATAATTAAGTTATATGATGCTCTATGCCATTCTACAGTCCTGAAAATTCCTAAGGCACACATTTATACACTTATCAGAACACATCTTACAGCCATATTTAAAAACACTCTCTACTTACTGGACATTGGTagaaaacttcatttttgtttcGGCCCTCGGCAGCTTCCACTGCTATGTACTGACTCAAACCAGTGTGTATGCAAAAAGTTAAAGGGAGACAGTATTTCAGTCCCTGTCTCTGCTGGAAGCCTCCAGCAGCCGTATCGACGTCTAACAAATCCTCAGAACGATAGTGATTGGACAGCGCCATACTTCCCAACAACCTAAGAACAGAGACTCAAAAATGTAATCAATTGCAGTGCCAAGCAAACAGCTGTGCTTCATCCTTTTGATGAACGATGTTTACATCAACATCTTTATTAGAACTGATGAATATGTCCATTCTAAAGCGGGAACACCAAaaacaccacaatttctttacatTCAAACACTTGAGTGGAAAGATTCTGATCTAAATTAAAAGCTTAAGCGTCTAAAATGTCTTAaagacctttttaaaagaaaaatcattttattgcTTTCAAGACCATCTTGCCATAATATACTGATTTGCTAGTGTTttgctatatatgtgtgtatgactATTTTAATGTTTGAAGGTGTAAATTCTGATAGTTTTATCTTACTACAACCTTTAGCTTACCCTAACCTACCAGACAATATCAGTGTAAACCAACCTAAGCCTTGCCCAAATTTTCATAAACTTTGGATGCATGGGGTCTAAACTGATCTCACTGCATATACATGAGAACATAGGTATTGGTGCTTGATAGAACCTTGATGGAAGGAATCCTTGATGATAGGATTCCTATCCTAAGTTTCACTATTTGCACTGAAGATAGATATAAATCCCTGTGTAGAAATTATGACCTGTTTGTCGTGTCAATTCTGGGAAACTCTTTTATTAAAGTTCTCTCCTATTTGCTCTTAAATtatgacaatttttaaatttttgtcaagTTTCGGTTCAGTAGGTTaaaaagactaggaaaaaaaCAGCCAGTAATTTACACTTATTTAGTCCTAATTGCCCAATATTTGATTTCTGAATACTACCTTGTAATCTCAGTATGATCACCCTGTACTCACTCAACCCTGATCTAAATGGTAACAGAGTCTCATATGATTCttcacacacaaagacacatcaCCTTCCACTAAGAACAATGTAAAGTTCTCCCTAAACTCTTAGGAGCATTTCATTAAATGCAACGTCTCTGAAATAGCTTAAttttcacaaaagaacaaaaagattaGACCCAAAGTATATAGTTTTTAATACTGTGAATGAATTCAACAGCTGCTACTACATGGCCTGCTTTTGCCAAAGGTTCCATAATGAATACTTCCTCTTAAAAATAGGCCGTTTAATTATACGCTATGCCTGAATAGGACAAAACTATACTTTCTTTGGTGTATGTAGCTCTGAACAAATTATTGCGTTTTATATATATGGTACTCAGAATTTATATCAAGCTCTTCAAAACAATTTACCTGGGACAGAGACTTTAAGGGTTCTGAACAGTTTTAAagtatactcacacacacacatccaccctATGTACTACAGTACCCACCCCAACCCCAATCAGACTTTGTTTTAGAAGCATAAAGATGCATTGATAGAAATATTGCTTGCATGAGACATATTTACTTTAGTAAAATCAAATTCAAGCTatagggtttggtttttttttaagattttttttaaggtttatttatttttgagagagagagcatgtgtctgtgagcgagacacagaatctgaagcaagctctgggctctgagctgtcagcacagacctggacttggggcttgaacccacgaattgtgagatcatgacctgaaccgaagtcggatgcttaaccgactgagccacccaggggccccgagatTTTGTCTTTTGGATTCTTACAAAGAAGAAGAGGGAATTCCTGTACACCTTTAATCTGTCAAGAGCAAgtacaaattgtttttattttcattctgggAAATCATttgtgtcattaaaaataatccaaatggCAAACATCTTACCCAGGAACCACTAACTTCTGCCCATTGTGGATACGATATGAACATCGATAATCATCAGGAAGCTTGCAACCAATCTGAGCTTCCACTGCATCTAGGTCTTCCTCTCGAGCGCCCTCTGCAAATacacaaaaaagcaaattatGAAGAAACAAGAATCCTTATATCTAAGGACAAATACAACCTTCCTCTAGCCAGTGGGACAATCGTAGAGCAAGTGAATTCTGTCCAAATTGTACTGCTGAAATATAGGGAAATTAGATGGAAAATTCAGAACAACAATATATCACTTTGGATTGACTCTGACATTTGAAGCACTGAGAAAGAAACTCCTCAGTTTCCCCTCAACAGGGAAAACACTGGCACTCCGTAAAATATGGAAAGGTAGGCAGCAGGGGGAtccacagtaattttttttacattatgctGCAAACTTTAGGAtatatctcatttttcttaatcTAACACACTCACTCTACTAAAAAAAGCCTCTCCAGTTTGGAGAACCTCTCCAGTTCTCCAAACTGATGTTGTTCAAGAGTCTTAACATAGTCTCTCAATGAGAAATATAGGGCATAGGTGGGTATAAGTTCATGCTGTGGGGAAGCCATTAACTTAAACCCAATTTTGCATGTTTGTAAGCTTGTCATATATTCCAGCTTCAAAAAGCCGGAAGTGATTACCAATACCAAGAGAAGGGATTCACTTCCAGCAATGGCTCACCAGGTTGTTGGAGCAAACTTCTTGCTGAGAACCAGGAAAATGCAACCGAAAATTGGTTTCAGGGCTTTTGCAGAACCTCAAAGACAGTGAGGACAGGGGGAGAGGAGAGTCAGAAGAACAGGGAAACTGAGAGCTCAGCAGGGCCTTTGGAGCAACCTTGTCTTAGAGGCAAGTGCCAAGTCTAAAAGCAAACATGTGGCTGAGAAGCTGAGCAAGGCTTTTGGCAGCAACACtgagagaattttccaaaattgatgaAAACACTAaaccacagattcaagaagcacTTCAGCCAGTGGAGAACAGTTATAAAGAAAATCATATCTAGACTCATTATTGGGAAACTGCTGAAaatcagagacaaagagaaatcttaaaaagCAGCCAAAGGGGGAAAGTCAGACAGTCCCCTTCAAAGGTATAACAATCAGACTGACAGCTACATTCTCAACAGAAACAACAGAAGCCAGAAGAATGGtatcttcaaagtgctgaaaaaaatAACTGTTGACTAAAATTCTATAcccactgaatatatatatttcaaaagtgtaggtgaaagaaatacatttttagatgaaaaacaatctgaaaaattCAGGAGTAGGggtctctcctttaaaaaattactaaaaatggggtgcctgggtggctcagtcagttgggcatctgactttggctcaggtcatgatcttacaattggtcagttcatgagtttgagccctggagCTGATAGCTCAGCATAGagctgtgcctccctctctctctgcccctcccccattcatgctctgtgcctctctctctcaaaaataaaaaaatattaaaaaaaaataaataaataaaaaaataaaaaaatattaaaataaataaacagaaatttttaaaaattaaaacaaaacactaaaaggAATTCTTCTGGTAGAAGAAAAATGATCCCAAATGAAAGCATGAAGatgcaggaagaaatgaagagcaaTGAGAAAAGGTAGATATGGAGGTAAGTCTAAAATGAAATTGAActgaatatacaaaataataataataatcttttcaGGGatagaaaatatgttcaaaattaaaATCACGAAAACTGTAACacaagaggcaggagggagataATTGGAGTTAAAGTAGTCTAAGGTTCTTGTATTGCCCAGGAAGTGGTAAAAATACTAATTTACAATAGATTTTAATTAAATCAGAGGTGCATACTTTAATCTCTAGGGTAATTGCTAAAAAAGTTATGTaagaaaaggagatacagaataaaacataattaagtagaatagaaaaaaaggaacatctgTTCAGgagcacaaataaaaaataattaggaacATGGCATATATATGAATCCAAATGCagtaataattacattaaatataaataaactaaataatctaataaataaaagagtgacagaaacaaaacaaaacacaatcacATACAAGAGAAACATCTTAGAGATgtagatacagaaaagaaagttaaaatagcTCTACCAAAatcacacaaaatagactttcaGGCACACAGCATTATCAGAAGTAACAGAAGGCTTTTTGTAATGGCAAAAAGGTTAAATTGACTACACAAATATTATAATGCTAATTTTGTGTAGCAAATAACACagcttcaaaatgtatttttttaaataacagaactaaaattgaaaaaagatatATCCACAACCACagttattagttttctattgctgtgctATTAGCAGCTGAAACCGCATTCATTTACTATCCCAC
This genomic stretch from Lynx canadensis isolate LIC74 chromosome D1, mLynCan4.pri.v2, whole genome shotgun sequence harbors:
- the FBXO3 gene encoding F-box only protein 3, coding for MAAMETQSAPLTLESLPTDPLLLILSFLDYRDLINCCYVSRRLSQLSSHDPLWRRHCKKYWLISEEEKTQKNQCWKSLFIDTYSDVGRYIDHYAAIKKAWDDLKKYLEPRCPRMVLSLKEGAREEDLDAVEAQIGCKLPDDYRCSYRIHNGQKLVVPGLLGSMALSNHYRSEDLLDVDTAAGGFQQRQGLKYCLPLTFCIHTGLSQYIAVEAAEGRNKNEVFYQCPDQMARNPAAIDMFIIGATFTDWFTSYVNNVVSGGFPIIRDQIFRYVHDPECVATTGDITVSVSTSFLPELSSVHPPHYFFTYRIRIEMSKDALPEKACQLDSRYWRITNAKGDVEEVQGPGVVGEFPIISPGRVYEYTSCTTFSTTSGYMEGYYTFHFLYFKDKIFNVAIPRFHMACPTFRVSIARLEMGPDEYEEMEEEEEEEEEEDDDDSADMDESDEDDEEERRRRVFDVPIRRRRCSRLF